One segment of Ziziphus jujuba cultivar Dongzao chromosome 12, ASM3175591v1 DNA contains the following:
- the LOC125418733 gene encoding quinolinate phosphoribosyltransferase [decarboxylating] 1a, protein MISNLSTILQPKCQSPRLPRIPVLRDTRARVGSSIVRMSAATVNSKVSMKSIAVKPPSHPTYDLRGVIKLALAEDAADLGDVTSMATIPSDVEVEAHFLAKEDGIIAGIALGEMVFNEVDPSLKVEWFQNDGDFIRKGLKIGRVYGKAHSIVVAERVALNFMQRMSGIATLTKAMADAAHPALILETRKTAPGLRLVDKWAVLIGGGRNHRMGLFDMVLIKDNHISSAGGIINAIKAVDLYLEQRNLKMEVEVETRTLEEVNEVLHFASQTKTSLTRIMLDNMVVPLPDGDVDVSMLQEAVQLINGRFETEASGNITLQTIHKIGGTGVTFISSGALTHSVKALDISLKIDTELALQVGRRTNRA, encoded by the exons atgatatcgaACTTATCGACGATTCTCCAACCCAAATGTCAATCTCCACGACTGCCCAGAATCCCAGTACTCAGAGATACACGCGCTCGCGTTGGTTCTTCGATTGTTCGAATGTCAGCTGCAACAGTGAATTCAAAAGTTTCAATGAAATCCATTGCAGTGAAACCTCCTTCACATCCCACTTATGATTTGAGGGGTGTCATCAAGTTAGCACTTGCTGAAGATGCTGCTGATTTAG GTGATGTAACATCCATGGCCACCATACCATCAGACGTGGAAGTGGAAGCCCATTTCTTGGCAAAGGAAGATGGGATTATAGCCGGAATTGCACTTGGTGAGATGGTTTTTAATGAGGTTGATCCTTCTCTGAAG GTGGAGTGGTTTCAAAATGATGGAGATTTTATTCGTAAAGGGTTAAAGATTGGAAGGGTTTATG GAAAGGCACATAGCATTGTTGTGGCTGAGAGGGTAGCCTTAAATTTTATGCAGAGGATGAGTGGAATTGCAACTCTAACTAAG GCAATGGCAGATGCTGCACATCCTGCACTTATCTTAGAAACGAGAAAAACTGCTCCAGGTTTACGATTGGTGGATAAGTGGGCG GTACTCATTGGTGGAGGGAGAAATCACAGAATGGGATTATTTGATATGGTATTAATAAAAGATAATCATATATCAAGTGCGGGAGGGATCATAAATGCCATAAAAGCTGTAGACCTGTATCTAGAGCAAAGAAACCTCAAGATGGAGGTTGAG GTCGAAACTAGGACATTAGAGGAAGTAAATGAGGTATTGCATTTTGCATCTCAAACAAAGACTTCTTTGACCCGCATAATGTTGGATAATATGGTTGTACCACTGCCTGATGGAGATGTTGATGTGTCTATGCTTCAAGAAGCTGTGCAACTGATCAATGGGAGATTTGAGACTGAG GCATCTGGCAATATTACTCTTCAAACCATCCACAAAATTGGAGGAACAGGCGTGACCTTCATTTCTAG TGGTGCTTTGACTCATTCTGTGAAAGCTCTCGACATCTCCCTCAAGATTGATACAGAGTTGGCTCTTCAAGTTGGAAGGCGCACAAATCGAGCATGA